From one Anopheles cruzii chromosome 3, idAnoCruzAS_RS32_06, whole genome shotgun sequence genomic stretch:
- the LOC128275246 gene encoding ras-related protein Rab-5B — protein sequence MASSPRAGGAAQRPNGATQNKICQFKLVLLGESAVGKSSLVLRFVKGQFHEYQESTIGAAFLTQTLCIDDTTVKFEIWDTAGQERYHSLAPMYYRGAQAAIVVYDIQNSDSYARAKTWVKELQRQASPNIVIALAGNKADLANSRVVDYEEAKQYADDNGLLFMETSAKTAVNVNDIFLAIAKKLPKNEGAGPQQNIRPTQNETSRQNSGCCTK from the exons aTGGCTTCGAGTCCGAGAGCTGGCGGTGCTGCACAGCGACCTAACGGTGCCACGCAGAACAAAATATGCCAGTTCAAGCTAGTGCTACTGGGCGAGTCGGCGGTCGGCAAATCATCGCTAGTGTTACGGTTCGTTAAGGGACAGTTTCACGAGTATCAGGAAAGTACGATCGGTGCCGCCTTCCTGACACAAACCCTGTGTATCGATGATACGACAGTGAAGTTTGAAATTTGGGACACCGCCGGTCAAGAACG gtacCACAGCTTGGCACCGATGTACTACCGAGGTGCTCAGGCGGCAATCGTGGTGTACGATATTCAAAACAGTGATAGCTACGCACGGGCCAAAACGTGGGTCAAGGAGCTTCAAAGACAG GCATCGCCGAATATTGTGATTGCATTAGCTGGCAACAAAGCCGATTTGGCAAATAGTCGCGTCGTGGACTATGAAGAAGCCAAGCAGTACGCGGACGACAATGGGCTACTGTTTATGGAAACATCCGCCAAGACGGCCGTGAACGTGAATGATATATTCCTTGCAATAG ctAAAAAGTTACCCAAGAACGAGGGCGCCGGACCGCAGCAAAACATAAGACCaacgcaaaacgaaaccaGCCGACAGAACAGTGGCTGCTGCACCAAGTGA
- the LOC128271379 gene encoding striatin-interacting protein 1 homolog: MEGSGDMLAIYNFNENEMLDGSSALEFPDLDFVYADADSHTNEIAELYSYTEQAEFQHNVKAFEDQMELYKLPPCWQKLTDADQNGIVLKLLDQLDMCKKNMRMKAARCILYLAQGCWAEVQSDQEQQAWARKNVMLLYRSGVFGAFVELLNLEIDNSSTANIAMRKIAVSLADSVDLRVILSVLYIITEVMRSEKESKSQEYARMVSTFVTEITYPIGDELLSVKLLGMVTQFCTGMAPHFPMKKVLLLLWKISLVSLGGMDTLKELKDKYRIAAGLSQNREDTLEISKVMRASSPPITAVAIEERQDKRGRPSRRSLIKQSSLDEQEQLGLEMETSNTENEVDLTDFWGKYEDPINGASADGAASGGAGAATAPEDGGTTVDGEQKGDGEQSPPQPAIAPAEEEPPQEVSNRLPWAPKIRRKDIDIFLNNSRIKFIGYSLKDDHETLAGLPQPIQEGFKTLKKHMYVSLADVQIRQEEDINRNPMSTSEGEITLTPTEILYQAMLPNLSQYMISLLKILLAAAPTSKAKTESINIMADVLPEDMPMTVTQSTKLGIDVSRHKEITVKAVSAILLLYLKHFKINHIYQFEFMSQHLVFANCIPLVLKFFNQDIMGYVGSKNVIPIMDFPACVIGEQPELTSETMIIGDSAPYSWRNVFSCINLLRILNKLTKWKHSRIMMLVVFKSAPILKRTLKVRHALMQLYVLKLLKMQTKYLGRQWRKSNMKTISAIYAKVRHRLNDDWAFGNDLDARPWDFQAEECALKSGVDRFNNRRYLQAHNGILAGIEGLDYDDPIDGIGSIGTAGGPGGAIGAGGDGGLNGAGGGGVGGGGAGLSTNGGLPGGGLGGMGGERGNACYGGLARKAEEIELSEEFKQNYELWLQQEVYNNNIDWDALLTVEEF, from the exons ATGGAAGGTTCCGGCGACATGTTGGCGATCTATAATTTCAACGAAAATGAAATGCTTGAC GGCAGCAGTGCATTAGAATTTCCCGATCTAGATTTTGTTTACGCAGATGCGGACAGCCACACCAACGAGATCGCCGAACTGTACAGCTACACCGAGCAGGCGGAGTTTCAGCACAATGTTAAG GCATTTGAAGATCAGATGGAGCTGTACAAGCTGCCACCCTGCTGGCAGAAGCTAACGGATGCCGATCAGAACGGGATCGTACTTAAGCTACTCGATCAGCTCGATATGTGCAAAAAGAATATGCGCATGAAAGCGGCCCGTTGCATCCTGTACCTGGCGCAGGGCTGTTGGGCCGAGGTACAGTCCGACCAGGAGCAACAGGCATGGGCACGCAAAAACGTGATGCTGCTGTACCGGTCCGGTGTGTTTGGTGCGTTCGTTGAGCTGCTGAACCTGGAAATTGA CAACTCATCCACGGCTAACATTGCGATGCGTAAGATTGCCGTCTCGCTTGCCGATTCGGTCGATTTGCGTGTCATCCTGTCCGTACTGTACATCATCACCGAGGTGATGCGGTCggagaaggaaagcaaaagccAAGAGTACGCCCGGATGGTGTCAACGTTCGTCACCGAAATCA CGTACCCTATCGGAGACGAGCTACTGTCCGTGAAGCTACTCGGGATGGTCACCCAGTTCTGCACCGGTATGGCACCGCATTTTCCAATGAAAAAAGTATTACTCTTACTGTGGAAAATATCTCTCGTGTCACTCGGAGGCATGGATACGCTAAAGGAACTTAAAG ATAAGTACCGTATCGCGGCAGGCCTCTCGCAGAACCGCGAAGACACGCTCGAGATATCGAAAGTGATGCGAGCCAGTTCGCCACCGATCACTGCAGTGGCGATCGAAGAGAGGCAAGACAAGCGCGGCAGGCCATCCCGAAGA AGCCTGATCAAACAAAGTTCACTGGACGAACAGGAACAGCTCGGGCTGGAGATGGAAACGTCCAACACGGAGAACGAGGTAGATCTTACCGATTTCTGGGGGAAGTACGAAGATCCGATCAACGGTGCCTCGGCGGACGGCGCGGCGTCAGGGGGCGCAGGGGCGGCCACGGCGCCCGAAGACGGCGGCACCACGGTGGACGGTGAGCAGAAAGGCGATGGTGAACAGTCTCCACCCCAGCCGGCAATCGCACCCGCCGAGGAGGAACCACCGCAGGAAGTCTCGAACCGGTTGCCGTGGGCCCCGAAGATCCGGCGTAAAGATATCGACATTTTTCTCAACAACTCACGCATCAAGTTCATCGGCTACTCGCTCAAGGATGACCACGAGACACTGGCCGGGTTGCCGCAACCGATACAGGAAGGATTTAAGACACTGAAAAAG CACATGTACGTGAGCCTGGCGGACGTGCAGATTCGGCAGGAGGAAGACATCAACCGCAATCCGATGTCCACGTCGGAGGGGGAAATTACGCTAACGCCGACCGAAATCCTCTACCAGGCGATGCTACCGAATCTGTCGCAGTACATGATTTCGCTACTTAAGATCCTGCTGGCGGCCGCCCCGACGTCGAAGGCGAAGACCGAAAGCATCAACATCATGGCGGACGTGCTGCCGGAAGACATGCC CATGACCGTGACGCAGTCGACCAAGCTGGGCATCGATGTGAGCCGCCACAAGGAGATCACCGTCAAAGCGGTGTCCGCCATTCTGTTGCTGTATTTGAAGCACTTCAAAATCAACCACATCTACCAGTTCGAGTTCATGTCGCAGCACCTGGTGTTTGCCAACTGCATCCCGCTGGTGCTCAAGTTCTTCAACCAGGACATCATGGGCTACGTCGGCTCGAAGAACGTCATCCCGATCATGGACTTTCCGGCGTGCGTGATCGGCGAGCAGCCCGAGCTGACGTCGGAAACGATGATCATCGGCGACTCGGCCCCGTACTCGTGGCGCAACGTGTTCTCCTGCATCAACCTGCTGCGCATTCTCAACAAGCTGACCAAGTGGAAGCACTCGCGCATCATGATGCTGGTCGTGTTCAAGTCGGCCCCGATACTGAAGCGCACGCTCAAGGTGCGCCACGCGCTCATGCAGCTGTACGtgctgaagctgctgaagATGCAAACCAAGTACCTGGGCCGCCAGTGGCGCAAATCGAACATGAAAACGATCAGCGCCATCTACGCGAAGGTACGGCACCGGCTGAACGACGACTGGGCGTTCGGGAACGATCTGGATGCGCGCCCGTGGGACTTTCAGGCGGAAGAGTGCGCCCTCAAGAGTGGCGTCGATCGGTTCAACAACCGGCGCTACCTGCAGGCACACAACGGCATCCTGGCCGGGATCGAGGGTCTCGACTATGACGATCCGATCgacggcatcggcagcatcggtACGGCCGGTGGGCCTGGTGGGgccatcggtgccggtggagaCGGTGGGCTGAatggtgccggcggtggtggcgttggtggtggcggtgccggacTCTCTACAAACGGTGGACTCCCTGGTGGAGGACTCGGTGGCATGGGCGGCGAGCGTGGCAACGCCTGTTACGGTGGGCTGGCCCGGAAGGCGGAGGAAATTGAGCTGAGCGAAGAGTTTAAGCAAAACTATGAACTCTGGCTACAGCAGGAAgtgtacaacaacaacatcgactGGGACGCGCTGCTCACGGTGGAGGAATTTtaa
- the LOC128275388 gene encoding excitatory amino acid transporter isoform X2 — translation MPRLAQLLYGRKQRNRNTLILRERIGSGTVKLGAERMCSTGEMAQSQQHFLKPELMLNRDDSILMTDRGDKRNWRRFLADNKLILVTLSGVLLGVIIGFTLRPLALSNDSVMLIAYPGELFMRVLKLMILPLVIASLISGSSSLNAKLNGKIALRTFVYFLVTSLLNAILGTALALMIHPGNPNLEQVVTGATHVTATAKSVSLMDSILDLGRNIFPDNIFQAALQQAHTVYVPSKDGPSLASNESDALTTAGAPVIEWPEPKVEWTRIVEYRPGTNSLGIVFFCLVFGTLLGTIGSRGYVVVQFFSAIFEVIMKMVTGVMWLTPVGISSLIAGKILSVNDIAFVMTQLAWFIFTIALGVFLYQWIILQAIYFVFLRKNPFKFYLGLIQPILTGFATASTAAALPLTFRCMNERLKIDSRITRFVLPIGCNINMDGTALFISVASIFVAQMSNMALNVGQVVTVILTSTAASMSSASIPSAALVLLLIALSAIDAPINNATILFAVDWFVDRIRTTNNLLGDCYAAAIVEYLSRHELQRSDIDAYYKDDDVTSDDVQCEQGLNGKRKSSFPNSVILNVEVSTPVSNP, via the exons ATGCCGCGACTGGCACAGTTGTTGTACGGCCGTAAACAACGGAATCGTAACACTCTGATTCTTCGCGAACGaatcggaagcggaacggTTAAGCTCGGCG CTGAACGGATGTGTTCCACCGGCGAGATGGCACAGAGTCAGCAGCACTTTCTGAAGCCGGAGCTTATGCTCAACCGGGACGACAGCATTCTGATGACGGACCGCGGCGATAAACGCAACTGGCGCCGGTTCCTGGCGGACAATAAACTTATCCTGGTTACTCTCAGTGGAGTGCTATTGGGCGTTATTATAG GATTCACGCTTCGACCGTTGGCTTTGTCCAACGATTCGGTAATGCTGATCGCGTATCCGGGCGAGCTGTTTATGCGCGTCTTGAAGCTGATGATTCTTCCACTGGTCATTGCCAGTCTAATTAGCGGATCTTCCAGTTTGAATGCAAAGCTAAACGGCAAAATAGCGCTCCGAACGTTCGTGTACTTTCTGGTTACATCGCTGCTGAACGCAATCCTGGGCACGGCGCTGGCACTGATGATTCACCCGGGAAATCCCAACCTGGAGCAGGTTGTCACCGGAGCCACTCACgtcacagccacagccaaGTCGGTCAGCCTGATGGACAGTATTCTCGATCTGGGACG AAACATTTTTCCGGACAACATCTTCCAAGCGGCACTGCAGCAAGCCCACACGGTGTATGTTCCCAGCAAGGACGGCCCGTCGCTGGCATCGAACGAGAGCGACGCTCTCACGACAGCTGGTGCCCCGGTGATAGAGTGGCCGGAGCCGAAGGTGGAGTGGACCAGAATCGTGGAGTACCGTCCGGGGACCAACTCGCTCGGGATAGTGTTTTTCTGTCTCGTTTTCGGGACCCTGCTCGGGACGATCGGCAGCCGCGGCTACGTGGTGGTGCAGTTCTTTTCCGCCATCTTCGAGGTGATCATGAAGATGGTGACGGGCGTCATGTGGCTAACGCCCGTCGGCATTAGCAGTCTGATTGCGGGCAAAATCCTGAGCGTGAACGATATCGCGTTCGTGATGACGCAGCTGGCGTGGTTTATCTTCACGATCGCTCTCGGAGTGTTTCTCTATCAGTGGATCATCCTGCAAGCGATCTACTTTGTGTTTCTCCGCAAAAACCCGTTCAAGTTCTACCTGGGCCTGATCCAACCGATACTTACCGGCTTTGCGACGGCGTCCACAGCGGCCGCCCTGCCCCTGACGTTCCGCTGCATGAACGAGCGGCTAAAGATCGACTCGCGCATCACACGCTTCGTGCTGCCGATCGGGTGCAACATCAACATGGACGGGACGGCTCTCTTCATATCGGTTGCCTCGATCTTTGTGGCCCAGATGAGCAACATGGCGCTCAACGTGGGCCAGGTGGTGACGGTGATCCTAACGTCGACCGCTGCCTCCATGAGCTCGGCCAGCATTCCCTCGGCagccctggtgctgctgctgattgcaCTGTCGGCGATCGACGCACCGATCAACAACGCCACGATCCTGTTTGCCGTCGATTGGTTCGT CGATCGTATACGAACAACGAACAATTTGCTTGGCGACTGTTATGCCGCGGCGATCGTTGAGTATTTGTCCCGACACGAGTTGCAGAGGTCGGACATCGATGCGTACtacaaggacgacgacgtgacgTCGGACGATGTGCAGTGCGAGCAAGGGCTGAATGGCAAACGGAAGTCATCGTTTCCCAATTCCGTCATCCTTAACGTAGAAGTCTCCACTCCCGTTTCCAACCCctag
- the LOC128275388 gene encoding excitatory amino acid transporter isoform X1, which translates to MPRLAQLLYGRKQRNRNTLILRERIGSGTVKLGGACYVHSSAAERMCSTGEMAQSQQHFLKPELMLNRDDSILMTDRGDKRNWRRFLADNKLILVTLSGVLLGVIIGFTLRPLALSNDSVMLIAYPGELFMRVLKLMILPLVIASLISGSSSLNAKLNGKIALRTFVYFLVTSLLNAILGTALALMIHPGNPNLEQVVTGATHVTATAKSVSLMDSILDLGRNIFPDNIFQAALQQAHTVYVPSKDGPSLASNESDALTTAGAPVIEWPEPKVEWTRIVEYRPGTNSLGIVFFCLVFGTLLGTIGSRGYVVVQFFSAIFEVIMKMVTGVMWLTPVGISSLIAGKILSVNDIAFVMTQLAWFIFTIALGVFLYQWIILQAIYFVFLRKNPFKFYLGLIQPILTGFATASTAAALPLTFRCMNERLKIDSRITRFVLPIGCNINMDGTALFISVASIFVAQMSNMALNVGQVVTVILTSTAASMSSASIPSAALVLLLIALSAIDAPINNATILFAVDWFVDRIRTTNNLLGDCYAAAIVEYLSRHELQRSDIDAYYKDDDVTSDDVQCEQGLNGKRKSSFPNSVILNVEVSTPVSNP; encoded by the exons ATGCCGCGACTGGCACAGTTGTTGTACGGCCGTAAACAACGGAATCGTAACACTCTGATTCTTCGCGAACGaatcggaagcggaacggTTAAGCTCGGCGGTGCGTGTTACGTGCACAGCTCGGCAG CTGAACGGATGTGTTCCACCGGCGAGATGGCACAGAGTCAGCAGCACTTTCTGAAGCCGGAGCTTATGCTCAACCGGGACGACAGCATTCTGATGACGGACCGCGGCGATAAACGCAACTGGCGCCGGTTCCTGGCGGACAATAAACTTATCCTGGTTACTCTCAGTGGAGTGCTATTGGGCGTTATTATAG GATTCACGCTTCGACCGTTGGCTTTGTCCAACGATTCGGTAATGCTGATCGCGTATCCGGGCGAGCTGTTTATGCGCGTCTTGAAGCTGATGATTCTTCCACTGGTCATTGCCAGTCTAATTAGCGGATCTTCCAGTTTGAATGCAAAGCTAAACGGCAAAATAGCGCTCCGAACGTTCGTGTACTTTCTGGTTACATCGCTGCTGAACGCAATCCTGGGCACGGCGCTGGCACTGATGATTCACCCGGGAAATCCCAACCTGGAGCAGGTTGTCACCGGAGCCACTCACgtcacagccacagccaaGTCGGTCAGCCTGATGGACAGTATTCTCGATCTGGGACG AAACATTTTTCCGGACAACATCTTCCAAGCGGCACTGCAGCAAGCCCACACGGTGTATGTTCCCAGCAAGGACGGCCCGTCGCTGGCATCGAACGAGAGCGACGCTCTCACGACAGCTGGTGCCCCGGTGATAGAGTGGCCGGAGCCGAAGGTGGAGTGGACCAGAATCGTGGAGTACCGTCCGGGGACCAACTCGCTCGGGATAGTGTTTTTCTGTCTCGTTTTCGGGACCCTGCTCGGGACGATCGGCAGCCGCGGCTACGTGGTGGTGCAGTTCTTTTCCGCCATCTTCGAGGTGATCATGAAGATGGTGACGGGCGTCATGTGGCTAACGCCCGTCGGCATTAGCAGTCTGATTGCGGGCAAAATCCTGAGCGTGAACGATATCGCGTTCGTGATGACGCAGCTGGCGTGGTTTATCTTCACGATCGCTCTCGGAGTGTTTCTCTATCAGTGGATCATCCTGCAAGCGATCTACTTTGTGTTTCTCCGCAAAAACCCGTTCAAGTTCTACCTGGGCCTGATCCAACCGATACTTACCGGCTTTGCGACGGCGTCCACAGCGGCCGCCCTGCCCCTGACGTTCCGCTGCATGAACGAGCGGCTAAAGATCGACTCGCGCATCACACGCTTCGTGCTGCCGATCGGGTGCAACATCAACATGGACGGGACGGCTCTCTTCATATCGGTTGCCTCGATCTTTGTGGCCCAGATGAGCAACATGGCGCTCAACGTGGGCCAGGTGGTGACGGTGATCCTAACGTCGACCGCTGCCTCCATGAGCTCGGCCAGCATTCCCTCGGCagccctggtgctgctgctgattgcaCTGTCGGCGATCGACGCACCGATCAACAACGCCACGATCCTGTTTGCCGTCGATTGGTTCGT CGATCGTATACGAACAACGAACAATTTGCTTGGCGACTGTTATGCCGCGGCGATCGTTGAGTATTTGTCCCGACACGAGTTGCAGAGGTCGGACATCGATGCGTACtacaaggacgacgacgtgacgTCGGACGATGTGCAGTGCGAGCAAGGGCTGAATGGCAAACGGAAGTCATCGTTTCCCAATTCCGTCATCCTTAACGTAGAAGTCTCCACTCCCGTTTCCAACCCctag
- the LOC128275389 gene encoding cytosol aminopeptidase-like gives MLSLFARHFRNARVGVFNQALRFSSQIGENRAEKGLVLGLYEQEIDTEEPRLSSTAIHFDAKTDGQLLSLIKECNLKGKLGSVKIFNNLDPAIGSVAVVGLGLEGAGYNELEAVDEGFENVRIAAGTGASALAKDGCTQIFVDPMEHPEQAAEGSGLATWRYQANRAKKDRKPIPKLDLYDSAEVDAWTRGLFKADAQNLARSLADAPGNQITPTSFAQAAVDALCPCGVNIEVRNKDWAEAKNMACFLSVARSSCEPPIFLEISYCGDEKAGRPVMLAGKGITFNSGGLCLKHPEDMAQYRASMAGAAAVVATIRAAAALSLPINLVGLVPLCENMPSGMAFKPGDVITAMNGKTVAVHDTNNAGRLMLADTFVYGQTTFKPKMIVDVATLSDGIIHALGGAASGVFSNSDFLWSQMQKAGAISGDRVWRMPLWQYYTQKVTEYSNVDISNAGRGKGSACLGAAFLKEFVPCVDWVHLDITGVGMLKKGAGIPYLVNDRMTGRPTRTLIQFLYQLACPEPQSQSALVKKAEQN, from the exons ATGTTGTCCTTATTCGCAAGACACTTCCGAAACGCGCGAGTGGGAGTTTTCAATCAGGCGCTCCGGTTTTCGTCCCAAATAGGAGAAAATCGAGCAGAG AAGGGGCTTGTGCTGGGACTGTACGAGCAGGAAATCGACACGGAAGAGCCCCGCCTTTCTTCGACGGCCATCCACTTCGATGCCAAAACCGACGGACAGCTGTTGAGCCTCATCAAAGA ATGCAATTTGAAGGGCAAGCTCGGTagtgttaaaatatttaacaacCTTGACCCGgcaatcggttcggttgccgtcgtcggcctGGGCCTCGAAGGGGCCGGCTACAACGAGCTGGAAGCGGTCGATGAGGGATTCGAGAACGTGCGTATTGCCGCAGGCACTGGGGCGAGCGCTTTGGCGAAGGACGGCTGTACCCAGATCTTTGTCGATCCGATGGAACATCCGGAGCAGGCCGCTGAGGGTAGTGGTCTTGCGACCTGGCGCTATCAGGCCAACAGGGCAAAGAAAGACCGTAAGCCTATCCCGAAACTGGACCTGTACGATTCGGCCGAAGTGGACGCTTGGACCCGCGGGCTGTTCAAAGCCGACGCCCAGAACTTGGCCCGCAGTCTGGCCGATGCACCCGGCAACCAGATTACACCGACGTCGTTCGCCCAGGCCGCCGTAGATGCCCTGTGCCCGTGTGGGGTCAACATCGAGGTGCGCAACAAGGACTGGGCAGAGGCGAAAAATATGGCCTGCTTTCTGTCTGTCGCGCGAAGCTCCTGTGAGCCTCCGATTTTTCTCGAAATCAGCTACTGCGGTGACGAGAAGGCGGGTCGTCCGGTGATGCTGGCTGGCAAAGGGATCACGTTCAACAGTGGCGGCCTGTGTTTGAAGCATCCGGAAGATATGGCCCAGTATCGGGCCAGTATGGCCGGAGCGGCGGCCGTCGTGGCCACGatccgggcggcggccgcactGTCGCTTCCGATCAACTTGGTCGGTCTGGTGCCGCTGTGCGAGAATATGCCTTCCGGGATGGCGTTCAAGCCGGGCGATGTCATTACGGCGATGAACGGCAAAACGGTTGCCGTTCACGATACGAACAATGCCGGGCGGCTGATGCTGGCCGACACGTTCGTGTACGGCCAAACGACCTTTAAACCGAAAATGATCGTCGATGTAGCGACCCTTTCCGATGGAATCATTCACGCCCTGGGTGGGGCCGCCAGCGGGGTGTTCTCGAACTCGGACTTTCTCTGGTCACAGATGCAGAAAGCGGGCGCTATAAGCGGTGACCGTGTTTGGCGCATGCCGCTCTGGCAGTACTACACCCAGAAGGTGACGG AATACTCCAATGTCGACATCAGCAATGCAGGACGCGGCAAGGGTAGCGCCTGTTTGGGTGCTGCCTTTCTCAAGGAATTCGTTCCGTGCGTGGATTGGGTGCACTTGGACATTACTGGCGTGGGGATGCTAAAGAAGGGCGCCGGTATCCCTTACCTCGTGAACGATCGCATGACCGGTCGGCCTACCCGTACGCTCATTCAATTCCTCTACCAACTTGCCTGCCCGGAACCACAAAGCCAGAGTGCGCTCGTGAAGAAAGCGGAGCAAAACTGA